Proteins encoded by one window of Channa argus isolate prfri chromosome 1, Channa argus male v1.0, whole genome shotgun sequence:
- the LOC137131954 gene encoding mitogen-activated protein kinase kinase kinase kinase 3-like isoform X6 — protein MMNSSVDLSRRNPQEDFELIQRIGSGTYGDVYKARNVNTGELAAIKVIKLEPGEDFAVVQQEIIMMKDCKHSNIVAYFGSYLRRDKLWISMEYCGGGSLQDIYHVTGPLSESQIAYMSRETLQGLYYLHSKGKMHRDIKGANILLTDNGYVKLADFGVSAQITATLAKRKSFIGTPYWMAPEVAAVERKGGYNQLCDIWAVGITAIELAELQPPMFDLHPMRALFLMTKSNFQPPKMKDKLKWTNNFHHFVKLALTKNPKKRPTAEKMLQHPFVSQPLSRTLAIELLDKANNPDHSTYNDFDDDDPEPESPVSVPHRIRSTSRSTREGKTLSEINFGQVKFDAPLRKETEPHHEPCASEPYLDCVEEHYYTARSNLDLQFEYGHDSPSLLGGNKSLLKSVEEELQQRGHVAHLGDDEDDDGADDDETHNHKSSTIMRPKVPPPLPPKPKSISTSQQQQKHDDNQSHSEDDSGGGGTIKRCPVPEMQSPAKPASNVPPRPPPPKLPPHRRGSLGNDSPKHTDVEHSAPEDDGSFRHFWEWLHTPHTEEELEEAWEVLKEVKEVQEKEEEKGESNGLSSSHNGERDSPADRQSTMPPSVPIRKDKKDVPKPISNGLPPTPKVHMGACFSKVFNGCPLKIHCATSWINPDTRDQYLIFGAEEGIYTLNLNELHETTMEQLFPRRCTWLYVMNSCLLSISGKASQLYSHSLTGLFEQARQLQKLPVAIPTHKLPDKMIPRKFAVSNKIPETKGCQKCCVVRNPYTGHKYLCGAFQSSVMLLEWVESMQKFMLIKNIDFPLPCPLEVFDMLVVPEQTYPLICVAVSKGIELNQVVKFGTVNPNSTSSWFTEADTPQSCVIHVTQLERDTILVCLDRCIKIVNLQGRLKSSRKLSAELTFNFQIESIVCLQDSVLAFWRHGMQGRSFKTNEITQEISDSTRIFRLLGSDRHADCRDQDAEDRGQTLPRVVVLESRPTDNPTAHSNLYILAGHENSY, from the exons gagagATAAGTTATGGATCAGTATGGAGTACTGTGGAGGAGGTTCTCTGCAGGACATTTATCATG TAACTGGGCCTTTGTCAGAGTCACAGATAGCCTACATGTCACGGGAGACCCTGCAG GGTTTATACTACTTACATAGCAAAGGCAAAATGCACAGAGACATCAAG GGAGCCAACATCCTCTTGACAGACAACGGCTATGTTAAACTAG ctgactttggcgTATCAGCCCAGATCACAGCAACTCTGGCCAAAAGGAAGTCATTCATTGGAACTCCTTACTG GATGGCTCCAGAGGTAGCAGcagtggagagaaaaggaggtTACAACCAGCTGTGTGATATCTGGGCTGTGGGAATAACTGCAATAGAGCTGGCTGAACTGCAGCCACCCATGTTTGACCTCCACCCCATgag GGCTCTGTTCTTAATGACTAAGAGTAATTTCCAGCCTCCTAAGATGAAAGATAAACTTAAGTG GACCAATAACTTCCACCATTTTGTCAAACTAGCACTCACCAAGAACCCAAAGAAAAGGCCCACAGCGGAAAAGATGCTTCAG CACCCATTTGTGTCTCAGCCCCTCAGCAGGACACTAGCAATCGAGCTGCTGGATAAAGCCAACAACCCCGACCACAGCACCTACAACGACTTTGATGATGACGACCCAGAACCTGAG TCTCCAGTCTCTGTTCCTCATCGTATTCGTTCCACCAGCAGAAGCACTAGGGAAGGAAAGACACTGTCCGAGATTAACT TTGGCCAAGTGAAGTTTGATGCTCCACTGAGAAAGGAGACGGAACCCCATCATGAACCG TGTGCTTCTGAGCCCTATCTGGACTGTGTTGAGGAGCACTACTATACCGCGAGATCTAATCTG GACCTGCAGTTTGAGTATGGACATGATTCACCAAGTCTTTTGGGAGGAAACAA GAGTCTTCTCAAATCTGTGGAGGAGGAGCTACAGCAGAG GGGCCATGTGGCACACTTAGgggatgatgaggatgatgatggtgCAGATGATGATGAAACTCACAATCA TAAATCAAGCACTATCATGAGGCCAAAGGTccctcctccacttcctcccaAG CCCAAGTCCATCTCCAcatcacagcaacaacaaaaacacgaCGACAACCAATCGCACAGCGAGGACGACAGCGGAGGGGGGGGGACCATTAAGCGTTGTCCAGTCCCAGAGATGCAGAGCCCAGCCAAGCCAGCCTCCAATGTTCCCCCACGGCCCCCGCCCCCGAAGCTGCCACCCCATCGCCGTGGTAGCCTAGGTAACGACAGCCCAAAACACACGGACGTCGAACACTCTGCCCCAGAGGATGATGGGAGCTTTAGGCATTTCTGGGAGTGGCTCCACACACCTCacacagaggaggagctggaggaggcatGGGAGGTGCTGAAGGAGGTGAAAGAGGTgcaggaaaaggaggaggaaaagggagAGA GTAATGGGTTGAGTTCTTCACACAATGGTGAGAGGGACAGCCCAGCAGACAGACAGTCCACCATGCCCCCTAGTGTCCCCATACGGAAAGACAAAAAGGATGTTCCG AAGCCGATCAGTAATGGTCTCCCCCCGACACCTAAGGTCCAT ATGGGTGCATGTTTCTCCAAGGTGTTTAACGGCTGTCCTCTGAAGATCCACTGTGCCACTTCTTGGATCAATCCCGACACCAGAG acCAGTATTTAATATTCGGAGCTGAAGAAGGAATCTACACCTTAAATCTAAATGAGCTACATGAGACCACGATGGAACAA CTTTTCCCTCGACGATGTACCTGGCTATATGTCATGAACAGCTGTCTTCTTTCAATATCTG gAAAAGCCTCCCAGCTGTACTCTCATAGCCTGACTGGTCTGTTCGAACAGGCCAGACAGTTACAGAAGTTACCAGTAGCCATTCCCACACACAAGCTGCCTGATAAGATGATTCCTAG AAAATTTGCTGTGTCCAATAAAATTCCAGAGACTAAAGGGTGCCAAAAGTGCTGCGTAG TGCGTAACCCATACACAGGCCATAAGTACCTTTGTGGAGCCTTCCAGTCCAGTGTGATGCTGTTGGAGTGGGTCGAGTCCATGCAGAAGTTCATGCTCATCAAA AATATCGACTTCCCGCTGCCGTGTCCGCTGGAGGTCTTTGATATGCTGGTGGTTCCTGAGCAGACCTACCCTCTGATCTGTGTGGCGGTCAGCAAAGGCATCGAACTCAACCAGGTGGTCAAGTTCGGCACCGTCAATCCCAACTCTACCTCCTCCTGGTTTACAGAAGCCG ACACACCACAGTCATGTGTGATTCATGTCACTCAGCTGGAGAGAGACACTATCCTAGTCTGTCTTGACA GGTGTATAAAGATAGTAAATCTCCAGGGCCGGTTAAAATCCAGCAGAAAGCTATCAGCGGAACTCACCTTTAACTTCCAGATCGAATCCATag tttgtctCCAAGATAGTGTACTGGCCTTCTGGAGGCATGGCATGCAGGGACGGAGTTTCAAGACCAACgag ATCACCCAAGAGATTTCTGACAGCACACGCATCTTCAGACTACTGGGATCAGACAG ACATGCTGACTGTAGAGATCAAGATGCTGAGGACAGAGGACAAACTCTGCCCAG ggTGGTGGTCCTCGAGAGCAGGCCTACAGACAACCCTACAGCCCATAGCAACCTCTACATCCTTGCAGGCCATGAAAACAGCtactga
- the LOC137131954 gene encoding mitogen-activated protein kinase kinase kinase kinase 3-like isoform X8 — protein sequence MMNSSVDLSRRNPQEDFELIQRIGSGTYGDVYKARNVNTGELAAIKVIKLEPGEDFAVVQQEIIMMKDCKHSNIVAYFGSYLRRDKLWISMEYCGGGSLQDIYHVTGPLSESQIAYMSRETLQGLYYLHSKGKMHRDIKGANILLTDNGYVKLADFGVSAQITATLAKRKSFIGTPYWMAPEVAAVERKGGYNQLCDIWAVGITAIELAELQPPMFDLHPMRALFLMTKSNFQPPKMKDKLKWTNNFHHFVKLALTKNPKKRPTAEKMLQHPFVSQPLSRTLAIELLDKANNPDHSTYNDFDDDDPEPEFKYRGHFLPLSPGARRAPRFAARRKSPVSVPHRIRSTSRSTREGKTLSEINFGQVKFDAPLRKETEPHHEPDLQFEYGHDSPSLLGGNKSLLKSVEEELQQSKSSTIMRPKVPPPLPPKPKSISTSQQQQKHDDNQSHSEDDSGGGGTIKRCPVPEMQSPAKPASNVPPRPPPPKLPPHRRGSLGNDSPKHTDVEHSAPEDDGSFRHFWEWLHTPHTEEELEEAWEVLKEVKEVQEKEEEKGESNGLSSSHNGERDSPADRQSTMPPSVPIRKDKKDVPKPISNGLPPTPKVHMGACFSKVFNGCPLKIHCATSWINPDTRDQYLIFGAEEGIYTLNLNELHETTMEQLFPRRCTWLYVMNSCLLSISGKASQLYSHSLTGLFEQARQLQKLPVAIPTHKLPDKMIPRKFAVSNKIPETKGCQKCCVVRNPYTGHKYLCGAFQSSVMLLEWVESMQKFMLIKNIDFPLPCPLEVFDMLVVPEQTYPLICVAVSKGIELNQVVKFGTVNPNSTSSWFTEADTPQSCVIHVTQLERDTILVCLDRCIKIVNLQGRLKSSRKLSAELTFNFQIESIVCLQDSVLAFWRHGMQGRSFKTNEITQEISDSTRIFRLLGSDRHADCRDQDAEDRGQTLPRVVVLESRPTDNPTAHSNLYILAGHENSY from the exons gagagATAAGTTATGGATCAGTATGGAGTACTGTGGAGGAGGTTCTCTGCAGGACATTTATCATG TAACTGGGCCTTTGTCAGAGTCACAGATAGCCTACATGTCACGGGAGACCCTGCAG GGTTTATACTACTTACATAGCAAAGGCAAAATGCACAGAGACATCAAG GGAGCCAACATCCTCTTGACAGACAACGGCTATGTTAAACTAG ctgactttggcgTATCAGCCCAGATCACAGCAACTCTGGCCAAAAGGAAGTCATTCATTGGAACTCCTTACTG GATGGCTCCAGAGGTAGCAGcagtggagagaaaaggaggtTACAACCAGCTGTGTGATATCTGGGCTGTGGGAATAACTGCAATAGAGCTGGCTGAACTGCAGCCACCCATGTTTGACCTCCACCCCATgag GGCTCTGTTCTTAATGACTAAGAGTAATTTCCAGCCTCCTAAGATGAAAGATAAACTTAAGTG GACCAATAACTTCCACCATTTTGTCAAACTAGCACTCACCAAGAACCCAAAGAAAAGGCCCACAGCGGAAAAGATGCTTCAG CACCCATTTGTGTCTCAGCCCCTCAGCAGGACACTAGCAATCGAGCTGCTGGATAAAGCCAACAACCCCGACCACAGCACCTACAACGACTTTGATGATGACGACCCAGAACCTGAG TTTAAGTACAGGGGTCATTTCCTACCTTTAAGCCCTGGTGCTCGACGTGCACCCCGTTTTGCAGCCCGTAGGAAG TCTCCAGTCTCTGTTCCTCATCGTATTCGTTCCACCAGCAGAAGCACTAGGGAAGGAAAGACACTGTCCGAGATTAACT TTGGCCAAGTGAAGTTTGATGCTCCACTGAGAAAGGAGACGGAACCCCATCATGAACCG GACCTGCAGTTTGAGTATGGACATGATTCACCAAGTCTTTTGGGAGGAAACAA GAGTCTTCTCAAATCTGTGGAGGAGGAGCTACAGCAGAG TAAATCAAGCACTATCATGAGGCCAAAGGTccctcctccacttcctcccaAG CCCAAGTCCATCTCCAcatcacagcaacaacaaaaacacgaCGACAACCAATCGCACAGCGAGGACGACAGCGGAGGGGGGGGGACCATTAAGCGTTGTCCAGTCCCAGAGATGCAGAGCCCAGCCAAGCCAGCCTCCAATGTTCCCCCACGGCCCCCGCCCCCGAAGCTGCCACCCCATCGCCGTGGTAGCCTAGGTAACGACAGCCCAAAACACACGGACGTCGAACACTCTGCCCCAGAGGATGATGGGAGCTTTAGGCATTTCTGGGAGTGGCTCCACACACCTCacacagaggaggagctggaggaggcatGGGAGGTGCTGAAGGAGGTGAAAGAGGTgcaggaaaaggaggaggaaaagggagAGA GTAATGGGTTGAGTTCTTCACACAATGGTGAGAGGGACAGCCCAGCAGACAGACAGTCCACCATGCCCCCTAGTGTCCCCATACGGAAAGACAAAAAGGATGTTCCG AAGCCGATCAGTAATGGTCTCCCCCCGACACCTAAGGTCCAT ATGGGTGCATGTTTCTCCAAGGTGTTTAACGGCTGTCCTCTGAAGATCCACTGTGCCACTTCTTGGATCAATCCCGACACCAGAG acCAGTATTTAATATTCGGAGCTGAAGAAGGAATCTACACCTTAAATCTAAATGAGCTACATGAGACCACGATGGAACAA CTTTTCCCTCGACGATGTACCTGGCTATATGTCATGAACAGCTGTCTTCTTTCAATATCTG gAAAAGCCTCCCAGCTGTACTCTCATAGCCTGACTGGTCTGTTCGAACAGGCCAGACAGTTACAGAAGTTACCAGTAGCCATTCCCACACACAAGCTGCCTGATAAGATGATTCCTAG AAAATTTGCTGTGTCCAATAAAATTCCAGAGACTAAAGGGTGCCAAAAGTGCTGCGTAG TGCGTAACCCATACACAGGCCATAAGTACCTTTGTGGAGCCTTCCAGTCCAGTGTGATGCTGTTGGAGTGGGTCGAGTCCATGCAGAAGTTCATGCTCATCAAA AATATCGACTTCCCGCTGCCGTGTCCGCTGGAGGTCTTTGATATGCTGGTGGTTCCTGAGCAGACCTACCCTCTGATCTGTGTGGCGGTCAGCAAAGGCATCGAACTCAACCAGGTGGTCAAGTTCGGCACCGTCAATCCCAACTCTACCTCCTCCTGGTTTACAGAAGCCG ACACACCACAGTCATGTGTGATTCATGTCACTCAGCTGGAGAGAGACACTATCCTAGTCTGTCTTGACA GGTGTATAAAGATAGTAAATCTCCAGGGCCGGTTAAAATCCAGCAGAAAGCTATCAGCGGAACTCACCTTTAACTTCCAGATCGAATCCATag tttgtctCCAAGATAGTGTACTGGCCTTCTGGAGGCATGGCATGCAGGGACGGAGTTTCAAGACCAACgag ATCACCCAAGAGATTTCTGACAGCACACGCATCTTCAGACTACTGGGATCAGACAG ACATGCTGACTGTAGAGATCAAGATGCTGAGGACAGAGGACAAACTCTGCCCAG ggTGGTGGTCCTCGAGAGCAGGCCTACAGACAACCCTACAGCCCATAGCAACCTCTACATCCTTGCAGGCCATGAAAACAGCtactga
- the LOC137131954 gene encoding mitogen-activated protein kinase kinase kinase kinase 3-like isoform X5, producing MMNSSVDLSRRNPQEDFELIQRIGSGTYGDVYKARNVNTGELAAIKVIKLEPGEDFAVVQQEIIMMKDCKHSNIVAYFGSYLRRDKLWISMEYCGGGSLQDIYHVTGPLSESQIAYMSRETLQGLYYLHSKGKMHRDIKGANILLTDNGYVKLADFGVSAQITATLAKRKSFIGTPYWMAPEVAAVERKGGYNQLCDIWAVGITAIELAELQPPMFDLHPMRALFLMTKSNFQPPKMKDKLKWTNNFHHFVKLALTKNPKKRPTAEKMLQHPFVSQPLSRTLAIELLDKANNPDHSTYNDFDDDDPEPEFKYRGHFLPLSPGARRAPRFAARRKSPVSVPHRIRSTSRSTREGKTLSEINFGQVKFDAPLRKETEPHHEPCASEPYLDCVEEHYYTARSNLDLQFEYGHDSPSLLGGNKSLLKSVEEELQQSKSSTIMRPKVPPPLPPKPKSISTSQQQQKHDDNQSHSEDDSGGGGTIKRCPVPEMQSPAKPASNVPPRPPPPKLPPHRRGSLGNDSPKHTDVEHSAPEDDGSFRHFWEWLHTPHTEEELEEAWEVLKEVKEVQEKEEEKGESNGLSSSHNGERDSPADRQSTMPPSVPIRKDKKDVPKPISNGLPPTPKVHMGACFSKVFNGCPLKIHCATSWINPDTRDQYLIFGAEEGIYTLNLNELHETTMEQLFPRRCTWLYVMNSCLLSISGKASQLYSHSLTGLFEQARQLQKLPVAIPTHKLPDKMIPRKFAVSNKIPETKGCQKCCVVRNPYTGHKYLCGAFQSSVMLLEWVESMQKFMLIKNIDFPLPCPLEVFDMLVVPEQTYPLICVAVSKGIELNQVVKFGTVNPNSTSSWFTEADTPQSCVIHVTQLERDTILVCLDRCIKIVNLQGRLKSSRKLSAELTFNFQIESIVCLQDSVLAFWRHGMQGRSFKTNEITQEISDSTRIFRLLGSDRHADCRDQDAEDRGQTLPRVVVLESRPTDNPTAHSNLYILAGHENSY from the exons gagagATAAGTTATGGATCAGTATGGAGTACTGTGGAGGAGGTTCTCTGCAGGACATTTATCATG TAACTGGGCCTTTGTCAGAGTCACAGATAGCCTACATGTCACGGGAGACCCTGCAG GGTTTATACTACTTACATAGCAAAGGCAAAATGCACAGAGACATCAAG GGAGCCAACATCCTCTTGACAGACAACGGCTATGTTAAACTAG ctgactttggcgTATCAGCCCAGATCACAGCAACTCTGGCCAAAAGGAAGTCATTCATTGGAACTCCTTACTG GATGGCTCCAGAGGTAGCAGcagtggagagaaaaggaggtTACAACCAGCTGTGTGATATCTGGGCTGTGGGAATAACTGCAATAGAGCTGGCTGAACTGCAGCCACCCATGTTTGACCTCCACCCCATgag GGCTCTGTTCTTAATGACTAAGAGTAATTTCCAGCCTCCTAAGATGAAAGATAAACTTAAGTG GACCAATAACTTCCACCATTTTGTCAAACTAGCACTCACCAAGAACCCAAAGAAAAGGCCCACAGCGGAAAAGATGCTTCAG CACCCATTTGTGTCTCAGCCCCTCAGCAGGACACTAGCAATCGAGCTGCTGGATAAAGCCAACAACCCCGACCACAGCACCTACAACGACTTTGATGATGACGACCCAGAACCTGAG TTTAAGTACAGGGGTCATTTCCTACCTTTAAGCCCTGGTGCTCGACGTGCACCCCGTTTTGCAGCCCGTAGGAAG TCTCCAGTCTCTGTTCCTCATCGTATTCGTTCCACCAGCAGAAGCACTAGGGAAGGAAAGACACTGTCCGAGATTAACT TTGGCCAAGTGAAGTTTGATGCTCCACTGAGAAAGGAGACGGAACCCCATCATGAACCG TGTGCTTCTGAGCCCTATCTGGACTGTGTTGAGGAGCACTACTATACCGCGAGATCTAATCTG GACCTGCAGTTTGAGTATGGACATGATTCACCAAGTCTTTTGGGAGGAAACAA GAGTCTTCTCAAATCTGTGGAGGAGGAGCTACAGCAGAG TAAATCAAGCACTATCATGAGGCCAAAGGTccctcctccacttcctcccaAG CCCAAGTCCATCTCCAcatcacagcaacaacaaaaacacgaCGACAACCAATCGCACAGCGAGGACGACAGCGGAGGGGGGGGGACCATTAAGCGTTGTCCAGTCCCAGAGATGCAGAGCCCAGCCAAGCCAGCCTCCAATGTTCCCCCACGGCCCCCGCCCCCGAAGCTGCCACCCCATCGCCGTGGTAGCCTAGGTAACGACAGCCCAAAACACACGGACGTCGAACACTCTGCCCCAGAGGATGATGGGAGCTTTAGGCATTTCTGGGAGTGGCTCCACACACCTCacacagaggaggagctggaggaggcatGGGAGGTGCTGAAGGAGGTGAAAGAGGTgcaggaaaaggaggaggaaaagggagAGA GTAATGGGTTGAGTTCTTCACACAATGGTGAGAGGGACAGCCCAGCAGACAGACAGTCCACCATGCCCCCTAGTGTCCCCATACGGAAAGACAAAAAGGATGTTCCG AAGCCGATCAGTAATGGTCTCCCCCCGACACCTAAGGTCCAT ATGGGTGCATGTTTCTCCAAGGTGTTTAACGGCTGTCCTCTGAAGATCCACTGTGCCACTTCTTGGATCAATCCCGACACCAGAG acCAGTATTTAATATTCGGAGCTGAAGAAGGAATCTACACCTTAAATCTAAATGAGCTACATGAGACCACGATGGAACAA CTTTTCCCTCGACGATGTACCTGGCTATATGTCATGAACAGCTGTCTTCTTTCAATATCTG gAAAAGCCTCCCAGCTGTACTCTCATAGCCTGACTGGTCTGTTCGAACAGGCCAGACAGTTACAGAAGTTACCAGTAGCCATTCCCACACACAAGCTGCCTGATAAGATGATTCCTAG AAAATTTGCTGTGTCCAATAAAATTCCAGAGACTAAAGGGTGCCAAAAGTGCTGCGTAG TGCGTAACCCATACACAGGCCATAAGTACCTTTGTGGAGCCTTCCAGTCCAGTGTGATGCTGTTGGAGTGGGTCGAGTCCATGCAGAAGTTCATGCTCATCAAA AATATCGACTTCCCGCTGCCGTGTCCGCTGGAGGTCTTTGATATGCTGGTGGTTCCTGAGCAGACCTACCCTCTGATCTGTGTGGCGGTCAGCAAAGGCATCGAACTCAACCAGGTGGTCAAGTTCGGCACCGTCAATCCCAACTCTACCTCCTCCTGGTTTACAGAAGCCG ACACACCACAGTCATGTGTGATTCATGTCACTCAGCTGGAGAGAGACACTATCCTAGTCTGTCTTGACA GGTGTATAAAGATAGTAAATCTCCAGGGCCGGTTAAAATCCAGCAGAAAGCTATCAGCGGAACTCACCTTTAACTTCCAGATCGAATCCATag tttgtctCCAAGATAGTGTACTGGCCTTCTGGAGGCATGGCATGCAGGGACGGAGTTTCAAGACCAACgag ATCACCCAAGAGATTTCTGACAGCACACGCATCTTCAGACTACTGGGATCAGACAG ACATGCTGACTGTAGAGATCAAGATGCTGAGGACAGAGGACAAACTCTGCCCAG ggTGGTGGTCCTCGAGAGCAGGCCTACAGACAACCCTACAGCCCATAGCAACCTCTACATCCTTGCAGGCCATGAAAACAGCtactga